A single genomic interval of Carassius auratus strain Wakin chromosome 30, ASM336829v1, whole genome shotgun sequence harbors:
- the LOC113048946 gene encoding AP-3 complex subunit mu-2 — MIHSLFLVNASGDIFLEKHWKSVVSRSVCDYFFEALERATEPENVPPVIPTPHHFLINVLRHRIYFVAVIQSEVPPLFVIEFLHRVVDTFQDYFGVCTEAAIKDNVVVVYELLEEMLDNGFPLATESNILKELIKPPTILRTVVNTITGSTNVGEQLPTGQLSVVPWRRTGVKYTNNEAYFDVVEEIDAIIDKSGSTITAEIQGVIDACVKLTGMPDLTLSFMNPRLLDDVSFHPCVRFKRWEAERILSFIPPDGNFRLLSYHVSSQNLVAIPVYVKHNISFREGSSQGRFELTLGPKQTMGKAVESVLVSSQLPRGVLNASLSPSQGTYTFDPVTKLLSWDVGKINPQKLPSLKGSVSLQTGASKPDENPTINIQFKIQQLAISGLKVNRLDMYGEKYKPFKGIKYMTKAGKFQVRT; from the exons ATGATCCACAGCCTGTTCCTGGTGAACGCGTCGGGGGACATCTTTCTGGAGAAGCACTGGAAGAGCGTGGTCAGCCGATCCGTCTGCGATTATTTCTTTGAGGCTCTGGAGCGAGCCACGGAACCGGAGAACGTTCCTCCGGTGATCCCGACCCCGCATCACTTCCTCATTAACGTGCTCCGACACCGCATCTACTTCGTGGCCGTCATTCAGAGCGAAGTGCCTCCTCTGTTTGTCATCGAGTTCCTCCATCGTGTGGTGGACACCTTCCAG GACTATTTCGGGGTTTGCACCGAGGCAGCTATTAAAGACAATGTTGTGGTGGTTTACGAGCTGCTGGAGGAGATGCTGGATAACGGCTTCCCTCTGGCCACCGAATCAAACATCCTAAAAGAGCTCATCAAACCTCCGACCATCCTGCGCACAGTGGTCAACACCATCACAG gaaGCACTAATGTTGGCGAGCAGCTTCCTACAGGCCAGCTGTCGGTGGTTCCCTGGAGGAGAACGGGGGTCAAATATACCAACAACGAAGCTTACTTTGACGTGGTGGAAGAAATCGATGCTATTATTGACAAATCAG GATCCACGATCACAGCAGAGATCCAGGGAGTGATCGACGCCTGTGTCAAACTCACAGGAATGCCTGATCTCACCTTGTCTTTTATG AACCCTCGTCTGCTGGACGATGTCAGCTTCCACCCCTGCGTCCGCTTCAAGCGCTGGGAAGCCGAGCGAATCCTGTCCTTCATCCCTCCCGACGGAAACTTCCGGCTCCTGTCCTACCACGTCAGCTCTCAGAA CCTGGTGGCCATCCCAGTGTATGTGAAGCACAACATCAGCTTCAGAGAGGGCAGTTCTCAGGGACGCTTTGAGCTGACGCTCGGCCCCAAGCAGACGATGGGTAAAGCGGTGGAATCGGTCCTGGTGAGCAGTCAGCTGCCCCGCGGCGTCCTCAACGCCAGCCTCAGCCCCTCGCAGGGCACCTACACGTTTGACCCCGTCACCAAG CTTCTGTCTTGGGATGTGGGGAAGATAAACCCCCAGAAGCTGCCCAGTTTAAAAGGATCTGTGAGTCTCCAGACTGGAGCCTCCAAACCGGATGAAAACCCAACGATCAACATCCAGTTCAAGATCCAGCAGCTGGCCATCTCAG GTCTGAAAGTCAATCGGTTGGACATGTATGGCGAGAAGTACAAACCTTTCAAAGGCATCAAATACATGACCAAGGCCGGCAAATTTCAAGTCCGAACCTAA